tttaaagttatgaccattagcAAAATACACAAAATAGCATATAGAATATTTCAAAGCTTAATGTTTAGCTCTGCTATATGCAATTATTCCATCTTGATGACCCTGTTGTCCCTTTCTTCTGTCCGTGCTGCTTGATTCTTCAAAAATTAACCTTAATTGCAGTCTCCCCACAGTTTCTGGAACCATCGATGCAGTTGTTGCTTCCTCAACAGTAGACATTTTAGCGTTGTCTCAATGGTATCTTCTATCCCGAGACAAGCAAATGATTTGGAAAACAGCGCAACTTCAACTTCAGAATACTTGCTTGCGTCACCCTTTTTCCTTCCAATTGACAATAATCATGTTGACCATGTAAAATTTGTGATATGAATGTGTCCAACTTTGCTTTGTAAATTGCATTACAATCACTTTAAAAAAGGGGAAATTTTGACTGCATTCCtatcaattaaaaagaaatggaaaatgactatgttttaaaaattaagggtGAAAATTGAACTTTCatataaagaaaagagagaggCAAAGAGtagattttcaaaacaaaaaatatttatgaggtTGTAAAAAAGTAGTATTTCACTACACTTAAACCTTGCTTTGAACCATGGTTGGAAGTTGGCTTTCATCCCCTATGAGAATGGAGCAGCGTACACCACAAAGCTGCAAAGGAATGGCTGCTTCACATTTTTTAAGTTGCGTCGCTTCATCAATAACCAATAACTCGATTGGAGCCATTCCCTTTTCGTGCAACTTGGCACTACTTGACACAGTTCAAAACACCAAGCATGCGTTGGACAAGCAGAAGTCTCTCAATGACCCTGCAACACAAAATATCTTAGGCAGCAACTTTAGTATATTAAGGCACTGTTTTATCGCCAATGTCTGCTTTGTAAAACAACCAACCCAACTCTCATTATGTTTACAACTATACAACTCTTGTTTTATCCCCTCATTCTGTGTAGAGATAGAGAAAATGAGATCACGGACTCGGAACATGTTCCTCACATCTGTTTGTGAAATAAAACAAGTTGGTAAATGCGTACACAGGCTGGTTAAGCAAAAGGTTAGCTTTTCGCGCAAGCTATGGAATCTTGTATTTACAAATTCCTCTCATGTCCAAGGTTTTGCACTGTCCTTCTCGTTTCCTTGTTTTGAGAATGGCAATCCACACTCACATCCTCATTTGTTTTATTCAAGTACTGAAGAAACCGCTTTTGTGGGTTCTCAAGCAAAGATATCATTGAAGCTAAGCTATGCTTCCATGCTCCCAAACATTTTTCGAGTGCACAAACACGATAGTCAAGAAAGACATCATGAAGTTCAACATGGCCATCGATGTTCATTCGCTTTCCATTCCCAAATAAGACAATATCACCAAGGCCGTAACCACCATATCCAAGAGgctgataatattttttcacttgAACTAAAACACGCTTTGCAACCTCGAGCACAGCAACATTAGTGGGAGCACATGTCAGCGTTCTGCACTTCCAATTTCAAAAGACACGATGGCATCAAGCTAACGGTTTTAGTCTTGCCAGTTCCTGGAGGTCCCCACATTAGCTTGACAGAGTTTTGATGACAGCATTCTTCCCTTAGGCTAATGCAACTTAGAATTGCATCTCTTTGTACGTGAAAAATTCAAATCAGAGTTCCATATTTTTCCTTTGAGTGTGTTTACTGATGAAAGATTTTCTTCACCTTTACGTTAATTAGTAAACACACTCAAAGGCTTATAAGGAGATACGATTTAAATCTTCCTACAACCTACAATACAATTCTACTTACTAAATGAAGaagaattgaatatatatatatatatatatatatatatatatatatatatatatatatatatatataatatttcaagTATAATATATATGGTAGTGATGAGATCGTTGCAATACAGCAATATATGAATATGGCTACCTTACTACTTTCCATGGTTTTAAATATCAGTCCGCAGCCACATGCGACCACAACATATATAACAGTTTTTCGACTGTCCGCAACCACATCGCGATCGTCATTGCAGCCgcaatataaaagttttttacTTACCGCAAACACGGCGAcaactgcaatttaaaaccttaccTTCCTAGCTATATATATAGTATGtatgtcaaataaaaaaatccaaagactagagaagaaattttttatggGTGAGATGATCGAACCTGATTTTGATTAAGAATATCGGCCGGAGATGGACCAAGAGAACACCTGGTCAAATAATCCTCTACCAGGAACCTCTTCCTTTTTGTCATTTGTTCTCACCATATTCCTTGGAAGCGACATTCATGCAGGCCTAGTTGAGATCGACTTGTATATATTATTCCAGAAGCTGCATGCAGAAGAGCAATGGTCTCTCACTTAGTAGTGAAGGAATTGCATTAGTCTACATGCATGCTTGTACCTACTATTACTAAGGAATTAATTAAACGAAACAGTGATGCCATTAATTGCATCTCCAAATACCAAACGATACATAGTAGGCATGCAAAGATCTTATCAACTCTTTGCTCCAGCTGTCTTGCAATGGCAGATCAAGCATGCTAGCTAATTTAATCTAAGTATTAAGTATTAAATTTCATCTAAACTAATCGCATTTTCGTCCCCAAAAGCAAAAATGGaggatttttcttctttttttttaagactaTATATATAGAGGCAAATAATTAAGCATCCTAACCTTCCCAATAGCTCTTTTTAGTTTCAAAATCTTGAAGGCATATATTGCGACGGCCAAGCATTGGACAAAATTTTAGGTATAGTTTTTTAGATACTTTTTTGTGTTATGTTACAATTAAAATAGAGCCTTCCTATATTAACCCACAATATTAAAGACTAGtcttaattattatgataaaactttaattttcattttaaaataatacaaaaaatacttaaaactgattttttttaatatttttgttaaaaatacaacaaaacaCCCATACAAGGTAAGATATTGTAGTCTTAGGGCCGggcatttaaattaaattagagtgtaaaaatatagatttcatcttattttattatttgtttttcttttgcgtTTTCTTTTAACTCAAACAAACGGAtcctaaatgaataattaaaaatctcCATATGCTAGGAGAAATTATTAGGTGCCAACTGcccaataattttttgttattagatATTTGTAaggcaaaaaatatttattaataacacTCAGTTTAACACCTTACACCCATCCAACGTGTCGCAACTTTGCGGTATAAAACCTACCTTAAGCTTATGAAACATAacataatgaaataaattacactccctcccaagaaaaaaaatactacacatttattaaaaaaattaattagattaaattctgtcatttttaattaaaaataagtatttttttaaatctttcattgaaaattgatattaagcataaaaagtcTTTGGCCTTACTAAATAAGGATATTTTGGAGagaatctcattaaataaaacataaataataaaaaaattatatttaagataaaaaaaaacaaaatacttttACTGTTTATATGTGATACTGGAAAAAGTATGCCCAAAGCCTTTGAACCATCCAAGACTCTTCCTTCAAAGGTGAGTTGAAGACTCTTCCTTATAAGGACCTGTCAACTTATCCAATTTTTCGTTATTAGATAAATTGATTCTATGAACCCTACAAACtacaaataagtaaataaactgATTTAGATTTATTCAGCTaattggttctttttttctttaaatttaaatcctaTCATTTATAATTAggttaattttcatatttatgtaACCGAATGATGTTATATGATGTATGTAATCGAGCTCAATTAGTGagatgatattttattattgatgtcctctaaagttttgaatttattttattaattaatttttttgttttatttaagaataattttataaaacaaagatTGAATAAACCCATTGAATGGTGTTTTGGTTCTACAATTCAAAtagccaatatatatatatatgattaaattggattgtatttttagaaaattagttCATTTACTTATTCTACatttaagaaaaagataaataacacttttttagttttttctttaactaaAAATAGTAAATCTAAATTTAGTTGTCatgcatatttttaaaaatttgaaatattactcatcttgatttttaatttgatttagtcCAGCATTGATATTGAGGTAAATGGTGATGCAGAGAAGCCGGTGCGAAAGTATATATAGGGTGATAATGAATGGTTGAGCATTAGCAATAGTTAAATTAAGGTGGGTGCGAAGATGCATGGCAGAAGCATTAAAATCTCTTTTGTTTGTGTTGTctctaaaaacaaaacaaaaaagataagtTGATTTTTGAAGCAGATCAGGAGGGAAAGTTGAAACTAATCCTCCTCCCCATTAAAGATGAGATATAGATATTGATGTATGAGAATGAAGCTGGGAacccctaaaaaaataattagaaagatCCCAAGCCCTCTGAAGTTGGGATCCAGAAGCTCAAGTTCAGAAGGAGAGAAGCCATTATTGGATAGTAGCAGTAGCAAGCATGAGCTTCTTGGCCATGCGCGCCTGACTTGAGGGTTTTGATGGAATCGGTGGCCTGCGATCACCATGGTGATGGTGCTATTCAAATTCCCTGACTTGGATTAATTCAAATTCAGCCTCATTTAACTATCTCTGGATCCTAGAGGCCAGCGCAAATGTTGGATCATGCAGGAGGCTAATTTccacatatttttttcttttctcatttggGAATCATATCCATCTATATAACCACCTTCTCATATTAGCGAGTGGATCAAGATCAGATAATATGTATTGCGTGCACATTTCATAATTATACCAAGAGGAATTAAATTTCCATATCAGCATCGATCTACCTAGCGACTGGATCAAGACATCAAATGCGAATATGTACTAAATTATGTtcctacatatatatatatatatatatatatatatatatatatatatatatatatatatatatatatatatatatatatatattagggaaataaaacttttattcaaaatattgaCCGATGCctacaattaaaattaactaacaaTTAATTGCACTAATGCATGCATATTGatcagaagaaaaagaaaatttgaaaagcAAGTGTTCTGTTAAGATTAATGAGAATCAAGaaattaatatgtatatatatctaTGTACACGTTTGAGCATGATGAGGGGAAGTAACTTCACAATCAAACTCGTGCAAGGGTTCTTTGTTGTCTTCCACGGCCTTCGATATTTTCTCAAAGACTGATACTTGGCATGGGATTTTGAGCACACCCTCTTGCTGGAAACCAAATTCCTCTTCTGCTTCTTGGAGCAACATCTCAAATGCTTGGTGTCTCAAGTAATCCGTGGGAATAATGAATCTCTTGAGCTCTTTCCCTACACAAACTGCGAGGAACCCTTTTGGAACGATGTCATTGGTGTCTGTGAATGAAAGGGTTCgttttaaaaacttgatgcctttGCTGCTGGAGCTGTTGTTGTTGGAagcagttgcaactttcttccACTTCTTGAGGATTTGTTGAAGCCTAACAACTTCTCTGATCTTGTTACACTTCGTTGAATCCATCTGCTGAATTAGCTAGCCTTGTATGTATGTTGAGATGGATGGTGTTATTAGGGCATACTGCGAATCTCAAGAGGATGGTCGTTAACTCATTTATAAGCTGAAATGGATAGCTTGCCAAGTGctccatattttattttgttcctACAATATAATCATTGAAAGTTTCAGGGTGTAAGAATCAGATCCATATTTGTTTGATCCCAAGGTTTGGGTAGTTTGGATCGGTTTTGTTACTTAACAGTTAAAATATTTCTCACAAAAATATCTTATGCTATAaccaatttattttgatatcatGTTTAAGCCTCACACATGCACCCTGCTTCTAAGGTCATCAAAAATATAGAGATGTATTAACTTCTAAATATATTTCAAGTATGTGTTCCTT
This region of Glycine max cultivar Williams 82 chromosome 7, Glycine_max_v4.0, whole genome shotgun sequence genomic DNA includes:
- the LOC100818996 gene encoding auxin-responsive protein SAUR21 — translated: MDSTKCNKIREVVRLQQILKKWKKVATASNNNSSSSKGIKFLKRTLSFTDTNDIVPKGFLAVCVGKELKRFIIPTDYLRHQAFEMLLQEAEEEFGFQQEGVLKIPCQVSVFEKISKAVEDNKEPLHEFDCEVTSPHHAQTCT